In Serratia liquefaciens ATCC 27592, the genomic stretch TAGATCGGGGTCGGCCAGCGCCGGAGAGTTGATGGAAATCTTGTCGGCGCCGAAAGAGAGGATCTGGCTGGCATCTTCCGGGCTTTTGATCCCACCGGCGACGCAGAAGGGGATATCAATCACTTCCGCCACCCGTGACACCCAGCTTTTGTCCACTACACGACCATCGCTTGAGGCGGTGATATCGTAGAACACCAGTTCGTCCGCACCTTCCTGCGCATAGCGTTGCGCCAGCGGCACGATGTCACCGATGATTTCATGGTTGCGGAACTGCACGCCTTTCACTACTTGCCCGTCTTTGACATCCAGGCACGGGATTATCCGTTTTGCCAGCATGCGATTGCCTCCTCAACGCTAAACTTACCTTCCAACAGGGCACGCCCCACAATCACACCTTTAACGCCACTGCCACGCAGTTGGGCGATATCGTCCAGGTTGCCGATGCCGCCGGACGCCTGGAAGTCAATCTGCGGATAGCGTTGGCTGATTTCCTGGTACAGCGCCACGTTGGAGCCAGCCAGCGTGCCATCGCGGGAAATATCGGTGCACAGCACGTGCTTGAGGCCGTAGGGCAGGAACTGCTCCACCACCTGTTCCAAAGTGGCGTCTGAGTTTTCTTGCCAGCCGCTGATCGCCACGCGCTTGGTGCCGTCGGCGTCGATACGCACGTCCAGCGCCAGCACCATGGCCTCTGCGCCATAGCGCTCAAACCAGCCCTGCACCAACTGCGGTTGTTTCACTGCGGTGGAGCCGATGACCACGCGGGTCGCACCGGCTTCCAGCAGTGCCGAAACGTCCTGCTCATTGCGAATGCCGCCGCCAACCTGTACCGGCACGTTAACCCCGGCGAGCAGTTGGCGCAGCAGCGGGATCTGGCGTGCAGCAGGATCTTTGGCCCCGGTCAAATCGACCAGATGCAATACCTGTGCACCCTGTTGTTGATAGTCCTGCAGGCGTGAGCGCGGATCGTTACCGTAGTCGCGCTGTTGGCCGTAATCACCCTGATGCAAACGCACCACGTTGCCGTCGATCAAATCCAAAGCTGGAATAATCATGCTGCCTACATCTCCAGAAAGTTTTTCAACAGTTGCGCACCGGCTGTTCCAGAACGTTCTGGATGAAACTGCACGCCGAAGAAGTTGTCCTTTTGCACGGCGGCGGTGAAGGGCTCGCCGTAGTTCGCCTGGGCGATGGTGCTTGGGCATATCGGCATCGCATAGCTGTGAACGAAGTAGAAGTAGGCACCGTCTTCAATGCCGCGGAACAGATGGTGGCCGGCTTGTGCCGACACCTGGTTCCAGCCCATGTGCGGCAGCGGCAGACCGAAGTCGGTCATCTGGGTGACCGGCGTCTCGATAATGCCCAGCGTGTCGATACCGCCATTCTCTTCGCTGCTTTTTGCCAGCAACTGCATACCGAGGCAAATACCCAGCACCGGCTGAGTGCAGGCTTTGATCAAATCGATCAACTCGCGTTGCTTCAACTGATCCATGGCCGCCTGCGCTGTGCCGAC encodes the following:
- the hisH gene encoding imidazole glycerol phosphate synthase subunit HisH, with translation MNVVILDTGCANLSSVTYAVQRLGYQPQVSRDPEIVLRADKLFLPGVGTAQAAMDQLKQRELIDLIKACTQPVLGICLGMQLLAKSSEENGGIDTLGIIETPVTQMTDFGLPLPHMGWNQVSAQAGHHLFRGIEDGAYFYFVHSYAMPICPSTIAQANYGEPFTAAVQKDNFFGVQFHPERSGTAGAQLLKNFLEM
- the hisA gene encoding 1-(5-phosphoribosyl)-5-[(5-phosphoribosylamino)methylideneamino]imidazole-4-carboxamide isomerase — translated: MIIPALDLIDGNVVRLHQGDYGQQRDYGNDPRSRLQDYQQQGAQVLHLVDLTGAKDPAARQIPLLRQLLAGVNVPVQVGGGIRNEQDVSALLEAGATRVVIGSTAVKQPQLVQGWFERYGAEAMVLALDVRIDADGTKRVAISGWQENSDATLEQVVEQFLPYGLKHVLCTDISRDGTLAGSNVALYQEISQRYPQIDFQASGGIGNLDDIAQLRGSGVKGVIVGRALLEGKFSVEEAIACWQNG